AAGAGGTGGCATGCGATTATTAGATTTCATCATCCATGGTATTTCTCGAGCTAATTTTAAAAGTATAGGAGGTTTTACCTCAAATAGCGGTTTGTTTTAAATTATCTGGCGGGATAAGGTAAATTCTTTTTTTCATAGAACTTCCTCACTCCATCATATAAATACTTCGCAGTTTCGTCAAGAAAAAATTATAATGTATCAGTTAACCTTCAGCTTGACTTTGTGTCTAAACTATGTAGAATATTAAAGGAGTAAAAATGGAAAAAGCAATAGAAATTCTTAAAACTGGTATTAAGATAGAAAAAAATGGTATTGCAAGTTACCTTGATTTCGCCTTCAAGACAAAAGACCCCACAGGTAAGAATATGTTTATCAGGCTTGCAAAGGATGAATATCTTCATATGGATGTCCTGGAGAAAGAACTTGATAGTATTATGTGCAACAAAATCTGGGTATGCGAAAATATTCCAGAATCAACGATTGAAAAAATTGCGCCGATGATAAGAAGTATAGATAAAACCAAAGGTGAAGAAGGTATGGATGAGCTTTCAGCATTGAAGACAGCACTGGATTTAGAAAAAAGATCGATAGAATTCTATAATGAAAATAAAAAACATCTCAACGATCCTGAAGCAGTTAAAATTTTTGACCGAATAATTGAAATGGAAGAATCCCACTATGATTTAATCCAGGCAGAGATTGATCATATTGAACAAACCGGATTCTGGTTCGGAATCAGGGAATTCACTATGGAAGGAGAAAAAAATTAGGAGGTTATATGGACTTAAAAATGACACTTGAAGGATTAAAGATTGCAATGCAGACTGAATTGAATGGAATTGAATTTTATAAAGTTGCAGCGGAAAAGACCGAAGACCCCAAGGGCAAAGAAGTTTTTAAAACACTCGCTCAAGATGAAATTAAACATTTTAATGAATTAAAAAGGCAATATGAACATTTATTAAAAGAGAATGTTTGGCTCGCCAAGATTGAATTGGGAACACCATCAACATTTGTGGGTGAGAGTCCGATCTTTACTGAAGAAATTAAAATGCGCATAAAAGAAAGGCATTTTGAGATGTCCGCCTTAAGCATTGGGGCGCTTTTAGAATCTAATTCAATAGACTTCTATCGAAAAATGAAAGAAGAATCTGACGATCCTCTGGCAAAAGAACTTTTCCAGCAACTCCAAGAATGGGAAGAAAGGCATTTAGAGGCGATTACAAAACAGATGAATTTATTAAAAGAAGAATACTGGGCGGACGCCCAGTTTACACCTTTATACTAATAACAAATGAAAGTGAGGTGAAATGCC
This window of the candidate division WOR-3 bacterium genome carries:
- a CDS encoding ferritin family protein produces the protein MEKAIEILKTGIKIEKNGIASYLDFAFKTKDPTGKNMFIRLAKDEYLHMDVLEKELDSIMCNKIWVCENIPESTIEKIAPMIRSIDKTKGEEGMDELSALKTALDLEKRSIEFYNENKKHLNDPEAVKIFDRIIEMEESHYDLIQAEIDHIEQTGFWFGIREFTMEGEKN
- a CDS encoding ferritin family protein, producing MDLKMTLEGLKIAMQTELNGIEFYKVAAEKTEDPKGKEVFKTLAQDEIKHFNELKRQYEHLLKENVWLAKIELGTPSTFVGESPIFTEEIKMRIKERHFEMSALSIGALLESNSIDFYRKMKEESDDPLAKELFQQLQEWEERHLEAITKQMNLLKEEYWADAQFTPLY